The Aquitalea magnusonii region TAGCTGTTGATGGTCAAGTTGCCTGGCACCATGCTTGCGTTGCGCCGTCTGCAGCAGGTATTGCAATAGCTGAGCCGCCATGCGGGCATCGGCCAGCGCGCGGTGGGCGCGTCCGGCATCCGGCAGCCCCGCCCAGCGGGTGAGCGTGCCCAGTTTGTGATCCGGTGCCTGCGGCAGCAAGCGCCGCGCCAGCAGCAAGGTGCAGGCAAAATCCTGTCGCCGCTGCCGCCCCAGCAAGCCCAGCTCGTGGTCCCAGAACTTGCGGTCAAAGGCTGCGTTATGCGCCACCAGTGGCAGCTCGCCGACGAAATCCGCCACCTCGCGCATGACGGTAGCCGCTGGCGGCGCGCTGCGCAGCATGGCATTGCTGATGCCGGTAAGCTGTTCGATTTGCGCCGGAATCCGCACGCCGGCATTCATCAGGCTCTGGTAGTGATCCACTTCGCGGCCATCCTGCCACAGCACGACGGCGATTTCCGTGGCACGGCTGCCCACGGCGGGCGACAGCCCGCTGGTTTCAAAGTCGAGCACCGCATAGCAAGGAGATGTGCTGCTCAATTCAGCGCCGCCTTGGCTGCCTCTTCCGGGCTCAGGCCATCAAAAAACATATCGGTAAACCACTCGGCATTTTCTTCAATCTGCTGCTGTGCTTCGTCCGGTTTGGCA contains the following coding sequences:
- a CDS encoding PolC-type DNA polymerase III — its product is MSSTSPCYAVLDFETSGLSPAVGSRATEIAVVLWQDGREVDHYQSLMNAGVRIPAQIEQLTGISNAMLRSAPPAATVMREVADFVGELPLVAHNAAFDRKFWDHELGLLGRQRRQDFACTLLLARRLLPQAPDHKLGTLTRWAGLPDAGRAHRALADARMAAQLLQYLLQTAQRKHGARQLDHQQLCQLQKVSAGKVADFFMQRA